One Actinosynnema pretiosum DNA segment encodes these proteins:
- the ectB gene encoding diaminobutyrate--2-oxoglutarate transaminase, with product MATPAIESEVRSYSRNWPVVFDRACGSRIVSEDGRAYLDFFAGAGALNYGHNHPLLKRALLDYLERDGVAHSLDMLTRAKREFLAEFAERVLAPRGLDYRVQFTGPTGANSVEAALKLARKATGRQSVVAFTGAFHGMSLGSLAVTGSAAKRAGAGIPLGHVHRVPYDGFAGGAVPGLVLLDALLSDRSSGVDLPAAVIVETVQGEGGVNPAGSAWLADLADLCARRGVLLIVDDIQMGCGRTGPFFSFESAGITPDVVCLSKSLSGYGLPMSLTLFRPELDVWQPGEHNGTFRGSNPAFVTATAALREFWSDRVLEKQTTERGLLLQERLGALAVAHPSGVAQVRGRGLVWGVAFREPDAARRVAAEAFARGLLVETSGSLDEVVKLLPPLTSTNDELEEGLAVLDEAVAAVVG from the coding sequence ATGGCCACCCCCGCGATCGAGTCCGAGGTCCGCAGCTACAGCAGGAACTGGCCGGTGGTGTTCGACCGCGCGTGCGGCAGCCGCATCGTCAGTGAGGACGGCCGCGCCTACCTGGACTTCTTCGCGGGCGCGGGCGCGCTGAACTACGGCCACAACCACCCCCTGCTCAAGCGGGCGCTGCTCGACTACCTCGAACGGGACGGGGTCGCGCACAGCCTGGACATGCTCACCCGCGCCAAGCGGGAGTTCCTCGCCGAGTTCGCCGAGCGGGTGCTCGCGCCGCGCGGGCTCGACTACCGGGTGCAGTTCACCGGCCCGACGGGCGCCAACAGCGTGGAGGCCGCGCTCAAGCTGGCCCGCAAGGCGACCGGGCGGCAGTCGGTCGTCGCGTTCACCGGCGCGTTCCACGGCATGTCGCTGGGCTCGCTCGCGGTCACCGGCAGCGCCGCCAAGCGCGCGGGCGCGGGCATCCCGCTGGGGCACGTCCACCGCGTGCCCTACGACGGCTTCGCGGGCGGCGCGGTGCCCGGCCTGGTCCTGCTGGACGCGCTGCTGTCCGACCGCAGCAGCGGCGTCGACCTGCCCGCCGCCGTCATCGTCGAGACCGTGCAGGGCGAGGGCGGCGTCAACCCGGCCGGGTCCGCCTGGTTGGCCGACCTCGCGGACCTGTGCGCCCGCAGGGGGGTGCTGCTGATCGTCGACGACATCCAGATGGGCTGCGGGCGCACCGGCCCGTTCTTCAGCTTCGAGTCCGCCGGGATCACCCCGGACGTGGTGTGCCTGTCGAAGTCCCTGAGCGGCTACGGCCTGCCGATGTCGCTGACCCTGTTCCGGCCGGAGCTGGACGTGTGGCAGCCGGGGGAGCACAACGGCACGTTCCGGGGCAGCAACCCGGCGTTCGTGACCGCGACCGCCGCCCTGCGGGAGTTCTGGTCCGACCGCGTGCTGGAGAAGCAGACCACCGAGCGCGGCCTGCTGCTGCAGGAGCGCCTGGGCGCGCTCGCGGTCGCGCACCCGTCGGGCGTGGCGCAGGTGCGCGGCCGTGGCCTGGTGTGGGGCGTGGCGTTCCGGGAGCCGGACGCGGCGCGGCGGGTGGCGGCGGAGGCGTTCGCCAGGGGGCTGCTGGTGGAGACGTCGGGCTCGCTGGACGAGGTGGTCAAGCTCCTGCCGCCGCTGACCTCGACGAACGACGAGCTGGAGGAGGGGCTGGCCGTGCTGGACGAGGCGGTCGCGGCGGTGGTGGGCTGA
- a CDS encoding amino acid:polyamine antiporter, translating into MTGPAAVAGGARRIAAHLSGGVLGAAMLVMPPVVAALTGGRAPLVWAAHVALGGAVALVLAELVRARVPPAALAGAVGALLGPWAARVVDGVFAVAFTAGQAAIAWFAATCLLAAPGGALPEPGVDVLLVALAVLVVAVLAALSPFPPPPSALRLRPWVTGALALACVVLGWPGAPQAGAHTPFAPTGLPPGGAVWLALAALFFAGVGWESVTSVVPAVAAGARRTAGGVALGVAAVAVVYVGLSAAPAATTAAEVPGPLRWALAVALLLVLTSYCFTNVRAAARITARLHPDWRPGRVVVAVVGLACCAFACAGARDGAVPLLLLGPAAAALVGYALAAVAAVRRGGPALRCAGAALLLVLVAFLPAGALLTG; encoded by the coding sequence GTGACCGGGCCCGCCGCGGTTGCCGGGGGCGCGCGGCGGATCGCGGCGCACCTGTCCGGCGGCGTCCTCGGGGCCGCGATGCTGGTCATGCCGCCGGTCGTGGCGGCGCTGACCGGCGGGCGGGCCCCGCTGGTGTGGGCGGCGCACGTCGCGCTCGGTGGCGCGGTCGCCCTGGTGCTGGCCGAGCTGGTCAGGGCGCGCGTGCCGCCCGCCGCGCTGGCGGGCGCGGTCGGCGCGCTGCTCGGGCCCTGGGCGGCGCGGGTGGTGGACGGGGTGTTCGCCGTCGCCTTCACGGCGGGGCAGGCGGCCATCGCCTGGTTCGCCGCGACGTGCCTGCTCGCGGCCCCCGGCGGCGCGCTGCCGGAGCCCGGCGTCGACGTGCTGCTGGTCGCGCTGGCGGTCCTCGTGGTGGCCGTGCTCGCCGCGCTCAGCCCGTTCCCGCCGCCGCCGTCCGCGCTCCGGCTGCGGCCGTGGGTGACCGGGGCGCTGGCGCTGGCCTGCGTGGTGCTGGGCTGGCCGGGCGCGCCGCAGGCGGGCGCGCACACGCCGTTCGCGCCGACCGGGCTGCCACCCGGCGGCGCGGTGTGGTTGGCGCTGGCGGCGCTGTTCTTCGCGGGTGTCGGCTGGGAGTCGGTGACCTCGGTCGTGCCCGCCGTCGCGGCGGGCGCGCGGCGCACCGCCGGGGGCGTGGCGCTGGGGGTGGCCGCGGTGGCGGTGGTCTACGTCGGGCTGTCGGCGGCGCCCGCCGCCACCACCGCCGCCGAGGTGCCCGGTCCGCTGCGGTGGGCGCTCGCCGTCGCGCTGCTCCTCGTGCTGACCTCCTACTGCTTCACCAACGTGCGCGCCGCCGCCCGGATCACCGCCCGGCTGCACCCGGACTGGCGGCCCGGCCGGGTCGTCGTCGCGGTCGTGGGCCTCGCGTGCTGCGCGTTCGCCTGCGCGGGCGCGCGGGACGGCGCGGTGCCCCTGCTCCTGCTCGGTCCAGCAGCCGCCGCGCTCGTCGGCTACGCCCTGGCGGCGGTGGCCGCCGTGCGCCGCGGCGGGCCCGCGCTGCGGTGCGCGGGGGCCGCCCTGCTGCTCGTGCTCGTCGCCTTCCTCCCGGCGGGCGCGCTGCTCACCGGGTGA
- a CDS encoding lysine N(6)-hydroxylase/L-ornithine N(5)-oxygenase family protein, with protein MPDAAAPPLAAAPDRADPAPRCHDVLGIGFGPANLSLAIAFEEEGHELDARFLEARPGPSWQSAMMLDGSDIQNHPVRDLVSLRNPRSRYSFINYLFENGRLLEHLNVPLEFPLRKDYARYVSWAASHFSSQVDYGTHVTGVAVERDDEDRRVYAVTTSTGQVHRGRSLVIGTGRAPYVPEPFDAVDSPRVFHLTRYLPALERLAELDVAHDGDRSPLSVVVVGGSQSAVELTLDLARRFPRATVTTLVRSLTLRLKDTSPFSEEGYFPGFTDYYYRAPRERKDAIDSYMRLTNYSSADGDVLRELYRLIYEQRLDEDQRVFVSGSRQVRSLEVREDGVHLAVEELNTGEREEHRADFVVLATGFRDLGPGAHQERVPALMREVADGFAFDEHGYLSVGQDYEVRPVEPDTPALFLNGLCESSHGIGDAGSFSLLSLRAKVIADGLRKRLS; from the coding sequence ATGCCCGACGCAGCCGCTCCACCGCTCGCCGCCGCCCCCGACCGGGCCGACCCCGCGCCCCGCTGCCACGACGTGCTGGGCATCGGCTTCGGCCCCGCGAACCTGTCGCTGGCCATCGCCTTCGAGGAGGAGGGCCACGAGCTCGACGCCCGCTTCCTGGAGGCCAGGCCCGGCCCGTCCTGGCAGAGCGCGATGATGCTCGACGGCTCGGACATCCAGAACCACCCCGTGCGCGACCTGGTGTCGCTGCGCAACCCGCGCAGCCGCTACAGCTTCATCAACTACCTGTTCGAGAACGGCAGGCTGCTGGAGCACCTCAACGTCCCGCTGGAGTTCCCGCTGCGCAAGGACTACGCGCGCTACGTCTCCTGGGCCGCGAGCCACTTCAGCAGCCAGGTCGACTACGGCACGCACGTCACCGGCGTCGCGGTCGAGCGCGACGACGAGGACCGCCGGGTCTACGCCGTCACCACCTCCACCGGGCAGGTCCACCGGGGGCGGTCGCTGGTGATCGGCACCGGCCGGGCCCCCTACGTGCCCGAGCCGTTCGACGCCGTCGACTCCCCGCGCGTGTTCCACCTGACCCGGTACCTGCCCGCGCTGGAGCGGCTCGCCGAGCTCGACGTCGCCCACGACGGCGACCGGTCGCCGCTGTCCGTCGTGGTCGTCGGCGGCAGCCAGAGCGCCGTGGAGCTGACCCTCGACCTCGCCCGGCGCTTCCCGCGCGCCACCGTGACCACGCTGGTGCGGTCGCTGACGCTGCGGCTCAAGGACACCAGCCCGTTCAGCGAGGAGGGCTACTTCCCCGGCTTCACCGACTACTACTACCGCGCCCCGCGCGAGCGCAAGGACGCCATCGACTCGTACATGCGGCTGACCAACTACTCCTCCGCCGACGGCGACGTGCTGCGCGAGCTGTACCGGCTCATCTACGAGCAGCGCCTGGACGAGGACCAGCGGGTGTTCGTCAGCGGCAGCCGCCAGGTGCGCTCGCTGGAGGTGCGCGAGGACGGCGTCCACCTGGCCGTCGAGGAGCTGAACACGGGGGAGCGCGAGGAGCACCGGGCCGACTTCGTGGTGCTGGCGACCGGGTTCCGCGACCTCGGGCCCGGCGCCCACCAGGAGCGGGTGCCCGCCCTGATGCGCGAGGTCGCCGACGGCTTCGCCTTCGACGAGCACGGCTACCTGTCGGTGGGCCAGGACTACGAGGTGCGGCCGGTGGAGCCGGACACGCCCGCGCTGTTCCTCAACGGCCTGTGCGAGTCCAGCCACGGCATCGGCGACGCCGGGTCGTTCAGCCTGCTGTCGCTGCGGGCCAAGGTCATCGCGGACGGCCTGCGGAAGCGCCTGTCGTGA
- a CDS encoding NAD(P)/FAD-dependent oxidoreductase, whose amino-acid sequence MSAPERPDVVVVGAGITGASIARHLAAAGASVVVLERGLPASGATGRSGGMVRAYDPDPAIAELALPSLAVYRDPANWASGRSPLRAVGSVTAADPALEPELRAEAARITAALGGPAHVVAGPDEAAGVRLAGGIALVEPEAGWVDPAEVTADWLAQARALGASVREGTPVRAVTARGGRPVVHTDDGELRAGTVVAATGPWAADPVPGLRTAHPVRARSIQVSVVRREPGAPPHATFVDLSTGRYAKPVGADRTLLGMPHLVWDCPFDAPADPAHERATTTALAAHLPWVALAAHVATTRATDAYGEPAHGPSGLLESTGVPHAWSVRGWNGGGVKTAPEAGRRIALACLSEARVA is encoded by the coding sequence GTGAGCGCGCCCGAGCGCCCGGACGTCGTGGTGGTGGGCGCCGGGATCACCGGCGCCTCCATCGCGCGGCACCTGGCCGCCGCGGGCGCCTCCGTCGTCGTGCTCGAACGCGGGCTGCCCGCCTCCGGGGCCACCGGCCGCTCCGGCGGCATGGTGCGCGCCTACGACCCCGACCCGGCGATCGCCGAGCTGGCCCTGCCCAGCCTCGCCGTCTACCGCGACCCCGCGAACTGGGCGTCCGGGCGGTCCCCGCTGCGCGCCGTCGGCTCGGTGACCGCCGCCGACCCGGCCCTGGAGCCGGAGCTGCGCGCCGAGGCCGCGCGGATCACCGCCGCGCTGGGCGGCCCCGCGCACGTGGTCGCGGGCCCCGACGAGGCGGCGGGCGTCCGGCTCGCGGGCGGCATCGCGCTGGTCGAGCCCGAGGCGGGCTGGGTGGACCCCGCCGAGGTCACCGCGGACTGGCTGGCCCAGGCCCGCGCCCTCGGCGCCTCGGTGCGCGAGGGGACGCCCGTGCGCGCGGTCACCGCGCGCGGCGGGCGCCCCGTCGTCCACACCGACGACGGCGAGCTGCGCGCCGGGACCGTCGTCGCCGCCACCGGCCCGTGGGCGGCCGACCCCGTTCCGGGGCTGCGGACCGCGCACCCGGTGCGGGCGCGCTCGATCCAGGTCAGCGTCGTGCGGCGGGAACCGGGCGCGCCGCCCCACGCGACCTTCGTCGACCTGAGCACCGGCCGCTACGCCAAGCCGGTCGGCGCGGACCGCACCCTCCTGGGGATGCCCCACCTGGTGTGGGACTGCCCCTTCGACGCCCCCGCGGACCCCGCGCACGAGCGGGCCACCACCACCGCGCTCGCCGCCCACCTCCCGTGGGTCGCCCTGGCCGCCCACGTGGCGACCACCCGCGCCACCGACGCCTACGGCGAGCCCGCGCACGGGCCGTCCGGCCTGCTGGAGAGCACCGGCGTGCCGCACGCCTGGTCGGTGCGCGGCTGGAACGGCGGCGGCGTCAAGACCGCCCCCGAGGCCGGTCGCCGCATCGCCCTGGCGTGCCTGTCCGAAGCCCGCGTCGCCTGA
- a CDS encoding class I tRNA ligase family protein: MSWSYEMSLQPMLSAADIDGLPFGSVFGSVPPRSVSKRHAHQDGELFIVLAGRATVVLGDEERELGPGGVVHLSPFGYHEIRNEHDEPFDLVSIYWEHIPSAVAALEEAPPRASLPQRALVFCPPPTPNGGLHLGHLAGPYVRADVLVRALRSTGRDARHVTGTDDHQSHVAVSARLGGATPEQVAASHGEAILTTLRAAGVDCDRLTRPATEPGHADRVRELITRLAASPSVTEQERDTAYCAACDLSLHQAFARGTCAHCAADSDGEICEACGRPNETKDLVDPRCRLCGGPATTRPERALWLDVSAHAEQLARYLKDCHTSPDLLALVERLLADGLPPYRLARRADWGVELADGQRVDAWVDLALTFLDAARAETEQDGPAKITLFLGYDNSFFYAVLLPTVAFAAGLAEHLPAAFVTNQFLHLDDAKFSTSRGHAIWADPALAEAGADAVRLALLRNAPEGRVTRITQERAALLAQDPLHLAAQEWLAGFARVGDGAVPGTGAWTDAHREFYRALNLTTRQLDGLLIPESFSARGYVRLLEAFVERAAEFRATEEPLRAVPSLAEEARTSLALDYLAAKAFAALAWPITPDLALRTWRWLGLPGEPVREADWSFLPGGTRVTSPAPLDGRP, encoded by the coding sequence ATGAGCTGGTCCTACGAGATGAGCCTGCAACCGATGCTCTCGGCCGCCGACATCGACGGCCTCCCGTTCGGCTCCGTCTTCGGCAGCGTCCCCCCGCGCAGCGTCTCCAAGCGGCACGCCCACCAGGACGGCGAGCTGTTCATCGTCCTGGCGGGCCGGGCGACCGTGGTGCTCGGCGACGAGGAGCGCGAGCTGGGACCGGGCGGCGTCGTGCACCTGTCGCCCTTCGGCTACCACGAGATCCGCAACGAGCACGACGAGCCGTTCGACCTGGTCTCGATCTACTGGGAGCACATCCCCAGCGCCGTGGCCGCCCTGGAGGAGGCCCCGCCGCGCGCCTCGCTGCCGCAGCGGGCCCTGGTCTTCTGCCCGCCGCCCACCCCCAACGGCGGCCTGCACCTGGGCCACCTCGCCGGGCCGTACGTGCGGGCCGACGTGCTCGTGCGCGCCCTGCGCAGCACCGGCCGCGACGCCAGGCACGTCACCGGCACCGACGACCACCAGTCGCACGTCGCGGTCAGCGCCCGCCTCGGCGGCGCCACCCCCGAGCAGGTCGCCGCCTCCCACGGCGAGGCCATCCTGACCACGCTGCGCGCGGCGGGCGTCGACTGCGACCGGCTCACCCGCCCGGCGACCGAGCCGGGGCACGCCGACCGCGTCCGCGAGCTGATCACCCGGCTCGCCGCCTCGCCCTCGGTCACCGAGCAGGAGCGGGACACCGCCTACTGCGCCGCCTGCGACCTGTCGCTGCACCAGGCGTTCGCGCGCGGCACGTGCGCGCACTGCGCGGCCGACAGCGACGGCGAGATCTGCGAGGCGTGCGGGCGGCCCAACGAGACCAAGGACCTGGTCGACCCGCGCTGCAGGCTCTGCGGCGGCCCCGCCACCACCCGCCCCGAGCGCGCCCTGTGGCTCGACGTGTCCGCCCACGCCGAGCAGCTCGCCCGGTACCTCAAGGACTGCCACACCTCGCCCGACCTGCTCGCCCTGGTCGAGCGCCTGCTGGCCGACGGCCTGCCGCCGTACCGGCTCGCCCGCCGCGCCGACTGGGGCGTCGAGCTGGCGGACGGCCAGCGCGTCGACGCCTGGGTCGACCTCGCGCTGACCTTCCTCGACGCCGCGCGCGCCGAGACCGAGCAGGACGGCCCCGCCAAGATCACCCTGTTCCTCGGCTACGACAACAGCTTCTTCTACGCCGTGCTCCTGCCCACCGTGGCCTTCGCCGCCGGACTGGCCGAGCACCTGCCCGCCGCCTTCGTCACCAACCAGTTCCTGCACCTGGACGACGCGAAGTTCTCCACCAGCCGGGGCCACGCCATCTGGGCCGACCCCGCGCTGGCCGAGGCCGGCGCCGACGCCGTGCGCCTCGCGCTGCTGCGCAACGCCCCCGAGGGCCGCGTCACCCGGATCACCCAGGAGCGGGCCGCCCTGCTCGCGCAGGACCCGCTCCACCTGGCCGCGCAGGAGTGGCTGGCCGGGTTCGCCAGGGTCGGCGACGGGGCGGTGCCCGGCACCGGGGCGTGGACCGACGCGCACCGCGAGTTCTACCGCGCCCTCAACCTCACCACCCGGCAGCTCGACGGGCTGCTGATCCCCGAGTCGTTCAGCGCGCGCGGCTACGTCCGCCTGCTGGAGGCCTTCGTGGAGCGCGCCGCCGAGTTCCGGGCGACCGAGGAGCCGCTGCGCGCGGTGCCCTCGCTGGCCGAGGAGGCGCGCACCAGCCTGGCCCTGGACTACCTGGCCGCCAAGGCGTTCGCCGCGCTGGCCTGGCCGATCACCCCCGACCTCGCCCTGCGGACCTGGCGGTGGCTCGGGCTGCCCGGCGAGCCGGTGCGCGAGGCGGACTGGTCGTTCCTGCCCGGCGGCACGCGCGTCACCTCGCCCGCCCCGCTGGACGGGCGGCCGTGA
- a CDS encoding DUF3291 domain-containing protein, producing the protein MPRVAFTTFAILKKPYGDPEVQEFDDLTPPTFEEAEGSPGFVARAKEDPGQSHLSNFERDWGEWGRFTVPRFYTGGRTTATDSRASTLSLWADLESVHAFAYGGGIHRTALRRRHEWFLKPEWPSYAMWWVADDATPTWADACLRLERLHDDGATPFAFTFRKPFTASGEPTSLRTRSQT; encoded by the coding sequence ATGCCGCGCGTCGCGTTCACGACTTTCGCGATCCTGAAGAAGCCGTACGGGGACCCCGAGGTCCAGGAGTTCGACGACCTCACCCCGCCCACCTTCGAGGAGGCCGAGGGCAGTCCGGGGTTCGTCGCCCGCGCCAAGGAGGACCCCGGCCAGAGCCACCTGAGCAACTTCGAGCGCGACTGGGGCGAGTGGGGCAGGTTCACCGTCCCGCGCTTCTACACCGGGGGCCGCACCACCGCCACCGACAGCCGCGCCTCCACCCTGTCGCTGTGGGCCGACCTGGAGTCCGTCCACGCCTTCGCCTACGGCGGCGGCATCCACCGCACCGCGCTGCGCAGGCGGCACGAGTGGTTCCTCAAGCCGGAGTGGCCGAGCTACGCCATGTGGTGGGTCGCGGACGACGCCACCCCCACCTGGGCGGACGCCTGCCTGCGGCTGGAGCGCCTGCACGACGACGGGGCCACGCCCTTCGCGTTCACCTTCCGCAAACCGTTCACCGCGAGCGGGGAGCCCACCTCGCTGCGCACCAGGAGCCAGACCTGA
- a CDS encoding DMT family transporter has protein sequence MSTPNPSILVGVLSGVGANLLWGLAFLMPVLLPDSDSVALALGRYLVYGLVSVGIALATRGAGMRGLDRGVWLTAALFAFAGHLGYYFFLVQGITHTGAPITTVIIGTLPVTVAVTGNLVRREFPFSRLLLPLGFIVVGLVLVNLVEVDWDTALGDRSGLNWAIGIGSALVALALWTSYAVANASFLRRHPEISPTGWSTLMGVCTLGLSLLALPVAALSGGVRVGSGDALLPLVAGSAVLGVLVSWVGTVLWNRSSGLVPISIAGQLVVIQVVAGLVYVFAWDGRVPPLPELAGIALIIGGVLLAIQRTRRTAPPKEGSLVDEAELTS, from the coding sequence ATGAGCACTCCCAACCCCTCCATCCTGGTCGGCGTGCTGAGCGGCGTCGGCGCGAACCTGCTCTGGGGACTGGCGTTCCTGATGCCGGTGCTGCTCCCGGACTCCGACTCCGTCGCGCTCGCGCTGGGCCGGTACCTCGTCTACGGGCTGGTGTCGGTCGGCATCGCGCTCGCCACGCGGGGCGCGGGGATGCGCGGGCTCGACCGGGGGGTGTGGCTCACGGCGGCGCTGTTCGCCTTCGCGGGGCACCTGGGCTACTACTTCTTCCTGGTGCAGGGCATCACGCACACCGGGGCCCCCATCACCACGGTGATCATCGGGACGCTCCCGGTGACCGTCGCGGTGACCGGCAACCTGGTGCGCAGGGAGTTCCCGTTCTCCCGCCTGCTGCTGCCGCTCGGGTTCATCGTCGTCGGCCTGGTGCTGGTCAACCTCGTGGAGGTCGACTGGGACACCGCGCTCGGCGACCGCTCCGGCCTCAACTGGGCGATCGGCATCGGGTCGGCGCTGGTGGCGCTGGCGCTGTGGACCTCGTACGCGGTCGCCAACGCCAGCTTCCTGCGCCGCCACCCCGAGATCTCGCCGACCGGCTGGTCGACGCTCATGGGCGTGTGCACGCTGGGCCTGTCGCTGCTCGCCCTGCCGGTCGCCGCGCTCTCCGGCGGCGTGCGCGTCGGCTCGGGCGACGCGCTGCTCCCGCTGGTGGCGGGCAGCGCGGTGCTGGGCGTGCTCGTCTCCTGGGTCGGGACGGTGCTGTGGAACCGCTCGTCCGGGCTCGTGCCGATCTCCATCGCCGGGCAGCTGGTCGTCATCCAGGTGGTCGCCGGGCTGGTCTACGTCTTCGCCTGGGACGGCCGCGTCCCGCCGCTGCCGGAGCTGGCCGGGATCGCGCTGATCATCGGCGGCGTGCTGCTGGCCATCCAGCGCACCCGCAGGACCGCGCCGCCGAAGGAGGGCTCGCTCGTGGACGAGGCCGAGCTGACCTCGTGA
- a CDS encoding NAD(P)/FAD-dependent oxidoreductase yields the protein MSAPESTSAPESTSTPESDWDVVVVGGSIAGCATAIRFSRMGHRVALLDRKTMDDGHHKRLCTHFIQPHAVPLLAGLGLEHLYGPEWSVRTKAVFVTPGGVVEGPGLSYDPDQPGAHALNLERRVLDPALRESARRHGVEYLDGTGVESIGRDGPHWVLETNADTDGGRDPRRFRARLVVAADGRRSRLAKELGNPAESRPNERAALFGYFTGITTRADQRSVFVMHERDLACTYPLPGGRTQLVLFADKARVEGWGGADSRMREFLAYFDGLPDAPSTAGAVPEGGLLGYTDYPSLLREPVVDSVPFVGDAALSLDPMSGVGCGFALASADLLANSFADRSLDGADREAGLAEYRERYSRVLLPHAEGICVDSLVGKDETSRRRMFETISADPELSRRYLALTGRMTLPAEFQRLFMRALMTRRRPAVKR from the coding sequence GTGAGCGCACCGGAGTCGACGAGCGCACCGGAGTCGACCAGCACACCGGAGTCGGACTGGGACGTCGTGGTCGTCGGGGGGAGCATCGCGGGCTGCGCCACCGCGATCCGCTTCAGCCGGATGGGGCACCGCGTCGCGCTGCTGGACCGCAAGACCATGGACGACGGGCACCACAAGCGCCTGTGCACCCACTTCATCCAGCCGCACGCCGTGCCGCTCCTGGCGGGCCTCGGCCTGGAGCACCTCTACGGCCCCGAGTGGTCCGTGCGCACCAAGGCCGTGTTCGTCACCCCCGGCGGCGTCGTGGAGGGACCGGGGCTGAGCTACGACCCCGACCAGCCCGGCGCGCACGCGCTCAACCTGGAGCGGCGGGTGCTCGACCCCGCCCTGCGCGAGTCCGCGCGCCGCCACGGCGTCGAGTACCTGGACGGCACGGGCGTCGAGTCGATCGGCCGGGACGGCCCGCACTGGGTCCTGGAGACCAACGCCGACACCGACGGCGGCCGGGACCCGCGCCGCTTCCGCGCCCGCCTGGTGGTCGCCGCCGACGGCCGCCGCTCCCGGCTGGCCAAGGAGCTGGGCAACCCCGCCGAGAGCCGCCCGAACGAGCGCGCCGCCCTGTTCGGCTACTTCACCGGCATCACCACCCGCGCCGACCAGCGCTCGGTGTTCGTCATGCACGAGCGCGACCTGGCCTGCACCTACCCGCTCCCCGGCGGCCGGACCCAGCTGGTCCTGTTCGCCGACAAGGCGCGCGTCGAGGGCTGGGGCGGCGCGGACAGCAGGATGCGGGAGTTCCTCGCCTACTTCGACGGCCTGCCCGACGCGCCGTCCACGGCGGGCGCCGTCCCCGAGGGCGGGCTGCTCGGCTACACCGACTACCCGAGCCTGCTGCGCGAGCCGGTGGTCGACTCGGTGCCGTTCGTCGGCGACGCCGCGCTCTCGCTCGACCCCATGAGCGGCGTCGGCTGCGGCTTCGCGCTGGCCTCCGCCGACCTGCTGGCGAACTCCTTCGCCGACCGGTCGCTGGACGGCGCCGACCGCGAGGCGGGGCTCGCCGAGTACCGCGAGCGCTACTCGCGGGTCCTGCTCCCGCACGCCGAGGGCATCTGCGTCGACTCGCTGGTCGGCAAGGACGAGACCTCCCGGCGCAGGATGTTCGAGACCATCAGCGCGGACCCCGAGCTGAGCCGGCGGTACCTGGCCCTCACCGGTCGCATGACGCTGCCCGCCGAGTTCCAGCGGCTCTTCATGCGGGCGCTGATGACCCGGCGTCGGCCAGCGGTGAAGCGCTAG
- a CDS encoding rhodanese-like domain-containing protein, with the protein MSAPVKDDVKDKVADYLEAALGKPVDLGALPDDAPLGVLGLDSLTTIGVLVALLEDAGVDLGEYADSLVTPSTLGDLYALADQFAADPEPAAGAEAQTLEETGMTGEQRSQLDFYRDKLAYEIDSADLADALAAGQDIVVVDGRGSESYAHEHIPGAISVPHRSISQESLSGLSKAPLYVAYCDGVGCNASTKTAVKLATAGFRVKELIGGLDWWKRDNHPTEGHAGRRSEPTGAACGCAG; encoded by the coding sequence ATGTCAGCACCGGTGAAGGACGACGTGAAGGACAAGGTCGCCGACTACCTGGAGGCCGCGCTGGGCAAACCGGTCGACCTCGGGGCGCTGCCCGACGACGCGCCGCTGGGCGTGCTCGGCCTCGACTCGCTCACCACCATCGGCGTGCTCGTCGCGCTGCTGGAGGACGCGGGCGTCGACCTCGGCGAGTACGCGGACTCGCTGGTCACCCCCAGCACCCTCGGCGACCTGTACGCGCTCGCCGACCAGTTCGCGGCCGACCCCGAACCGGCGGCAGGCGCCGAGGCCCAGACCCTGGAGGAGACCGGGATGACCGGCGAACAGCGCTCCCAGCTCGACTTCTACCGGGACAAGCTCGCCTACGAGATCGACTCCGCCGACCTGGCGGACGCGCTCGCCGCGGGCCAGGACATCGTCGTGGTCGACGGCCGCGGCAGCGAGTCCTACGCGCACGAGCACATCCCCGGCGCGATCAGCGTCCCGCACCGCTCCATCTCCCAGGAGTCGCTGTCCGGGCTGTCCAAGGCCCCGCTGTACGTCGCCTACTGCGACGGCGTCGGCTGCAACGCCTCCACCAAGACCGCCGTCAAGCTGGCCACGGCCGGGTTCCGGGTCAAGGAGCTGATCGGTGGCCTCGACTGGTGGAAGCGGGACAACCACCCCACCGAGGGACACGCGGGCAGGCGGTCCGAACCCACCGGCGCGGCCTGCGGCTGCGCGGGCTAG